The genomic window ctttcgcatttataaaaagcatattttaagttttattcttgtaaaaaatagggtttagtttttaaaagagttttttaattaattttccaaCGATGCAGTTAACAATACTGACCCTGTAAGTGATAcggttatatatttattctgaCTTAAAAACCGAATACCTAACAAGGTTTGTCCAGACTTGGAATTCAAATACACTTACACATGATACATCGACAAAGAGGTGCTTAGTAACAATATTGACCCTATAGCTGGTGCTGACAAaaattttgattataaaccgaatATCTAACAAATTTTGCCCAGACCTGGGAATGCACCCCAAGAGCACGTGTCCTTCAAACATCCTAATAGAAGAAgaggaaaacataaaatatctgtattatttacacaacaaaaataagaaattaaaaaatatattaggcatttaaaggcggtcttattgatGCAAGCAACCTTTGAATGACAGAACTTGTGACATGAGAGCGGAATAGATGCCAAAAGTGTTTACTACTAAATATACATtgtcaaaactaaataaataaacatacataaaatagatataaataaatatatatagaattaACAAGGTAGTTCATAGTGGTacttagatgtaaataaaacagACAAAATTAGTCAATGTAACCTCCTACCAAATTACAAAAGTGACCTTGCCATTACGAAAATGTACGctataattgtatttatgtcATAACAGCCTGGGCAATTCAATATTAGtatgatatataattataaagctGAGTTTGTTTGATTGACCGCGCTAATCTCGGGAACCATTGGTtcgaatatgaaaaatattcttgCGTTGGTTAGTCcttctatctatatctatatatatatatatatatatatataatatctatacttataataaaaccggGCATCACgataaaactactgaacggatttaaataaaattgtagctcatatttcgggtcaacatataggattctttttatcccgataaacagtaagtttcctccgggaaatgggatgaaattttttatcaattttacttcataacatACACTaggttaaatttgaatcgattttaataattctttttttatttgaaagtgtataactattaagcatgtattgtctaaatttaatgaagatctaataaatattgtcggagataaaggacataactcttcacagcacatcgcaaggcatatgggacaacgatcgaatacatgcgtaccatcctggaatataggcttctttttatcccggaaaagcaaacagctccaaCAGATATgatcaagcttttgagtttatTTGGTTGAGCACGCTAacctcagaaaatgctgtttcgattttcattttatttttggattggtagtaaaaattatggctatataacatcatgctacgaccaatggctactatcattaatgagcaatgttgcaaaaactgcaaaaaatatcctttttgagagattctaaTGTGTGCggtgcgtgaacggtaaacgttacgccaaacaaagtataaaacagtccgcgataacatacgactatttttttaagtcaactCATTCGCGGACCAAGTCGTGCGGAACGGCTAGtttggaaatataaaaatttggaattttctctggtcttttctggtgggaagctttggcctaccgacaaagacgtgccgctaagcgattgcagtcaagggctaactcgtagtggaataaatttaaaaaaatcttccgAGTTATACGTATGACTGGCGTAGCCAATAGTAATTTTGTTCTTATACAGATCACCTCTTTTCTAATTTGATTCAgcgatagcctataacagtccacttctGGGCTAAACTGCTTCCAACGGGTTCAAActggtttgcccataatcaccacgctgggcagacgggttggtgatcgctgtagatggtagtagcagcacagattacgctgctgcccgttctccgttatattcccgtAGTAGTCAAGGACTTGGTTGTCACAGCGTAAATCAGGAAGTGCGATCAGTTGAGCAATTATTATTCCAAGTTAAAGTAATTTGATAGAATTTAATTGTGAGGAACTTTGAGCAATCGTCTCATGATGCACgcgacccgtgacctgtagtgggatCTGGAGTGGGGGGTTGGGTCGTAACTATCtaggtacctactgatttttatttacagccAAAAGTGCCAGTTTGGACGAATTTTAGATTTGAAACAAATTAGATACATtccatttttgacggccgattggcgcagtgtgcagcgaccctgctttctgggtccaatcgtggtttcgattcccacaagtggaacatgtttgtgtgattaacatggatgttttttcgtgtctgggtgtttatctgaatattataagtatttatgtctttattcaaaataatatttaacagtcatcttagaacccataacacaagctacgcttactttggggctagatggcgatgtgtgtattgtcgtagtatatttatttatttatttatttacttgtcaTCGATCGTGCTCAGCTTTCTAATAGATATATGCTCATAGTTAGCGATCATATTTCGAAGCCATAACCCATCATTGGGAAAACGCTATTTACTGTATACGGTTTTGAAATGTGGGTTTTTCATTTCAATAGCGCTTTGTTCAATTCTTGAGAAGTAAATAAGGTCACAGTGTGGTTTGCAAACCTCGTTTAACAATACGTGCATAATCTTACCATTTTCCCATGAGGGAAAAATGGAAATAACTACGCCAAATGTAGTAAACGGCTATTCGAATTACATTTGTAACAATGGACTATAACGAAAGTTATGTTTTAAGGGACGAGCTTATCAGACATTCTTTAACACTCGTTCATTTATATCTataattctaataaaatttcttataaacACAGACACACAGATATACCTACAGTGATCATTATAAATTGTAACTGCTTCAAAAATCTTGCATCTTGCCCTgtaatttacatataataatactagatgTGCCTTGCGGCTTCACCCGCGTAAATTACGGTACGCAGCGTACTACTCCATAGTATAAGTACATCTACCCCAATAATTGAAATACCAAACGTAAGGTTTCTCAATAGCACCGGAAatgccaaaaatataaaaacctgtGGTATTTAGTAAagatagtcatcatcatcacttcaaccgattgaagtccactgctggacataggtcttttgtagggagttccaaaatctacggtcctgcgccgcttgcttccagcggctcccagcgactctttgatgtcatctgtcatATTTAAAGGAACGACTGAGTTGTGGACGaacaatatataattatattgatcagatctatataaaatattatgtatgttccTATGCCTATAGACTCAATAATGTGtactaggatatcccgtgtcttgggggtcagtgtctTCCTATATTTGCATCGacattaaagaaaaaacaaagataatacatatttagaagtttacattatcaacattcaatttattatgtgtataagCGTGTTGAGTGTCTGCGactgtgcgtgtgtgtgtgtaaaagCAATAAATTAATTGGATTCATCTGCCGTCGATACACGAGACAAAACCGTGtaataaatacaaagaaatGTGTGTCAAtacttattttactattatataaaacaaatataaaacagttaaacatgtataaataaaacaccttGTAAGGTGCAGACTGTAGAGTCAAGTTGATTCGTCTCAGCCTTGTCTTCGACTGTATAGTTGTTACTACGAATGAAATCGGTACAATATGAgcaatatattatctatatttataataatgtaactggaagatttctgaacatttaatatattttgaaaattttcaccGGGGAAAataccatcctggaatagcttctgtttatcccggaaaagcaaacggCTCCttcaggatagcatcgctatttttccgcatttatctttcaaaattttaattttaatttgtattagtaaggattcttCTAAATACACTCGGTTCTTGAGTCTGACCGCGCGAGTTACTCAATAGCAATTATATTCCCGAGCACGTATCGACGGTGTCAGTGTTATTTACAAGCCTTTGATTATAATCATATGTGAGTGTACGTCTGCCACATACGTACAGTTCATTTCAAGGGCACCCTAGCACCTTTCCAATGATCCTTGACAGGTGACTCACTTGTCAAGGACTTGGTTGTCACAGTGTAAATCAGGCAGTGCGATCGGTTGAGCAATTATTATTCCAAGTTAAAGTAAtatgatataatttaattgtGAGGAACTTTGAGCAATCGTCTCATGATGCACCCGACCCGTGACCTGTATTGGGACCTGGAGTGGGGGGTTGGGTAGTAACTATCtaggtacctactgatttttatttacagccAAAAGTGCCAGTTTGGACGAATTTGAGATTTGAAACAAAATAGTACATtccatttttgacggccgattggcgcagtgtgcagcgactctgctttctgggtctgatcgtggtttcgattccctcaactggaaaatgtttgtgtgataaacataaatgtttccAGTGTCCGtttgtttatctgaatattatatgtatttatgtatattattcataaaatatttatccgtCATTTTAGACGCACACaattataacacaagctacgctcactttggggctagatggcgatctatgtattgctgtagtatatttattattatgattatttatttacgacgCTATAAAGTGTCTTTGCAATACcacttattttttcttttaatgttatttaaaagagtattttttatttcaggttaTCTACATATTTGTACTGTGCACGGTAGCGGCCACATTCGCGGCTGAGACAGCGAGGCCCGCGGTTTCTGACACAGCTCTTGAAGACGCACTCAACGACAAGCGGTTTATACAGAGACAACTCAAATGCGCTCTTGGGGAGGCACCGTGCGACCCTATTGGAAAACGCTTGAAAAGTGAGTCTTTAGATTATAAGCTACTAGCTATTTCCCGCGGTTTTCACCGCGTCTGctaaggtttttttacaaatcccccTACCTGCTACCTGTCTGCTTCAATTCAGCTTGATTGACAGcgggagcaatttgggaatttataattgctgacaacatatcaactcattataggccaactgcagggcacggatctccttccacaatgagaaggggttaaggccgtagttcaccacgctggcccagtgcggattggtggattccatacgcctttgagatgtttatggagaactctcaggcacgtaGGTTTCCTTatgttgaagccagtgatattttatttctgcCTCAATTACCTACTTATACTTACTTTAAGATACACCGAACGTATTCCATTCTTCTAAACACTCATAATCAAAGTAAGTAATAAGCggtaatgacaaaaataaaaacagacaaTCGAAAGCTACGTAGCTTAGATCGTTCGTACCGATTAGCTTCAAAAATTTAATGACACAATTTAAAGCGATGGCGCAACTGAGGACcgatttctatttattatatcttagaTTGGGTAACCactctgttatttaattatagtaaacAAAACGTATTTGCCAAAAAAATCCGAACTTACATTTTCagaaagttattataatttttctggtTGATTTAACCGCCGCGCCCGGTGAGAAAAGTTCCTATAACAGAAGCCCCCAGCCAattacaagttaagaaattggtgtattatattatatattgttatataatagAATGGTACTTGTTAGCTTggtaggtaaaaaaattaaatcatcatactgaaactaataaaaccacgaaaagtaataaattttaacaaagaagttaaaaaaaaaaaatctaccctACAATGGGATGGCTTGGTGATCTCacaacaattttttaaagtGTGGACCAAGCCGTGTCACCTGGGCACGAGTCGGGcattatatcaaattatttttcttgcgTTTATGCACTGTTTACGGGGcccaggttgggaagccctgTCCTCTAGACATTTAGCAGCAAATTAAATCATATCTTAATGAAGACGCCGATAAAAAACTTAGACCGACTCTTGTGACCCAAACAACTTTTTTGTTTGGCGGACCACAACATGTTTCATCGTTCGCATTGGGTTTcttatcagggtatgcatacaccaggaaaattgcataaaacggcacaaattctcctcctattcgagttatatatcaatgttagggtatgcagtgcttttgtgcttgtatggattgcacgccactgttcgtGTGGTAAGGTCAGATACAGTAGTCACCTCTCCTCTAAGGGACTAAGGGTTCTCTGTGCTCTAAGGCTTATCTATGCTCTAGTGATTCTCTGTGGTAAATGACCATGTAAATATGAACAATCACCAAGCTGTGATGATGGGCCACAGTTAATTACGTTGGtagttttaaaatgaatatactaatgacagttttaaaaattttcagCTCTGGCGCCATTGGTGCTGCGAGGCGCGTGCCCACAATGTTCCTCGCAAGAGACTCAACAAATACAACGAACGCTTTCCTACGTGCAGAGGAATTACCCGCAGCAATGGGCGAAGCTGGTCCGACAATATTCCGGTTAACGTTAATAAACTCTAGAcacacagaattgagaacatacagaaaccgtgtacacgactaattttgaagcatcaaaaaccgtaacactttagtagtgtttatcgaacaggtggttagtcacttcataccattgaAGAGGTtgacagtcattattttacctacaatgttttaaacgtttaccataaaatgggatgggaaagtttgtgggctagcaacattccacgggtgtGAATTGAGACGTGCGCGCGGCGTTTCACGttttttgggcacaatgcatgcaataatagctcAATGAGGTTTCTGTTAATCTTAATTTTGTGTTTGGACatatctaaattttttttacctgtcttataatgtaaacaatctttttgtttattttttagtgtaaagtttattttctagttgtaaggtaaataataaaaacacacttacataaacaaaatcacttattattttgtttgtttttatttattctattgctctattttcagaaaattttaaagtatactttacactaaaaaagtaattaaaagacTAAAAGACATGTTACAAAAAATGTAGTGTAATTATGTTACTATCTTTACGTAGGTTAGAAAACCTTCCAAAGTTGTACAatgcttattaatatttaagatcgAACGATCTCCCTTTTTCGGTAAGTGTTTTTTTGCAATGAATGTTCTTTTCTCATGCCCACACAGTACCCAGATGGCAGAATTTAAACGTCTTTCCCGTGATATTTTGGGtggtgtttgtatcctctttggaaTTATCCGGAATTTCATATCGAACCTCCTCACCCGCTCAACTAATTAAGAAAACGCATTTTTAGTTCAAAGACACTGAAATGGTACaaaagtacctatttagttcTACTTTTTTATCCATCGACTTATTACGTCAGTGGTTTTAtcagaaaaaagaaaatgagaATTATCCCAAAGGGGCTGTTTTAAGTGGAAAAAGCTTTGATGTAGGATCgcgatataaaatttattttttactttcattCCAACGCCAAAATTGCGTTTCTTTGAAAAAATCCAAAAGAGTTTTTTTAACTAAGTTGTTCGTTATATTTGCCCGGTCCAAGACTCACCTTcccaactttttttataaaagtaggaGAAATACAAATCGGCATAGCAGATTTTAAGCTAATAATACAGGCGGCGTCGTCAAATTATAgtggtgatttaaaaaaaaacagatatacCTAACtacttgtaaatattataattaattataagatatttaataatatgtaggATTAATGTAAAAATACATGCAATAGAATGGTGTTAACAAAACTgttcatttgtttattataataagaacGTACTTTACCTGCAGTTATATAATTTTgtgtgaattttataattaaaataaaagacttaATTGAATGCCTTATTTCCTTTATTCTATCCGTATAATCCATCCTTTTACAAACTTGAACGTAAGCCTGTTTATCTATTAcgtttttgtaatgtttttacACCTTGTTTGAAATCCTAGTAATACTAAACAATGAAATACTGTTTCCACGACAAAAACGAAGATACGTTTTTATTCCGAAAACAGTACAGGAAAAGAAAATGGAAAGAGTTCCTTCATTACTATGGCAATCTATTTCCTTGGCAaattttatctatacttatgtATTATCGAATtaacaatattagtaggtatgtattGCAATTAATAGAATACAAGTTTTAGAGGCGTGCTGTTTTTATAGGTACTTATTGAAAAAGGTTCCTGTCCAATATACcgaagaaaatattataataagcgAAAGCAGGGCAGACAGGAATTAGGAGGAACCTAGGTGAAACGCTTTTCATTACATTGACTGGTACTGTGAGTGATTGAGTGGTACTGTTGGTGTCCTCCTTGGATCAGAGTAAGTTATTACTGATTTTACTAAATTACTTAGAATTTCTGGAATGCTACTTACTTAAAATAGTTCATGAGCTCCggagataaatatttttgtattatttacaaCCACTGTGCTCTTATACCTCTATTATACTAGGATGCAACAAAATAActtagtgtttatatcctctttgttTTACAggagcttatttattttatatgaatacaCTAGCTACCTTAAATCGTCGCTACAAGAATTTTACTAGactgtataattaatatattgaataatagctaatatatattttgggAATATTCTTTAATgctattactttattatatataattagtaAATACTGACCTAAgtgttagtaaaatataatatattgtattgcataataatatttagcagTGGCAATAGGttgcaaattaaaatcaattttgcTCGGTTGGTAACTGCTGACGCTGTACTTTTATGCTTTTCCGGTGTTATTGTAGGGTGACTTTTAATTCGATTTTGCAACAAATTCAAACAAAGAGGTACAATTtagtcatttaaaaaataaaattgtttttcaaatgaaaggtttaattaatatacaatagattaataaatttagatataaaaaTCAGTGCTACCACCTTTACAGGTCCATGAAATTATTTCGTTCGCAGTCGGTGAATTTATTTACAAGTTCTATTTTGCCACCAGTTTGACAATCATAATACATAGTCAATcgaattttatgtaatttattgtataaatcaGCTGAAGTTATAAACGATACAAGCATACTCGTCGTTAAAGGAATGTTATGGTAACATCCACTCGACCTATAATAACTATAGAATAAAGTATGGTAGTGCGTGTCGCATAAAATCTGAATGTACAGTAGTGATGAGTGAACAGGGTGAAATAAGTTATTTGGACGGAGATATAGTATGGGTGAAGCTGGGCTCATGCTGGTGGCCCGGCGAGGTGGTTGGTCCGGAGAAGCTGCCGCCAGATCTGTTGCAGTCATTCCGGAAGCCACCTATAGCTGTTGTGAAGTTCTTCCAAGAAGATACATAGTAAGTTTACAAGTATTTAATGTAACCTAGTAATTGCGGCTTTAAATATCGAACAAGACGCGATTTAAATCAGACTGTGTTTTTTTGTCTTTGTTATGGAATTCCGATTTGCATTTAAAATCCAAGCATTTTATGTAAAGAAGTATCCCATGTTGTCAGTCTTTACTATGCATACACTAAAACATGCAGTACGGGCTCTTTGTAAATACATGGTGTACTTGTAGATCATCATGATCAGCATAGCCAATTTCCAACTGCTGGATACAGGTCTCGGCTAGGTAGTGATTAAACCAACCACATTTCTATGTATCACTTTTTAATAATACCAGTATTTAAATTCTGAAAGCACTATGCGCTTTTGTTCCATAAATGGTATACCATATGGTAATAGAACTATTGATTACAGTTTTCTCATAACTGCTATGAGCTTGCTCCGTTAGAAAAAAATGGTCTGGTATGTAATGCTTATTTGTTGTCCCTAAGCCAAGCAAATAACAACAATTCAGGTGAAATTAGTCTAGTTTTCAGAAGATACTAATCAAATACTTCCTTATATCAGGAAGAACTTGCTTTTATCAACAATTATTGATATGTTTTCTGGAAAAATGACTGTCTCCTGAAAACTATGCTAATGAAACTTAAGCAGTAAACTTAGGcaccaaaattattatttatagtccCAATGCACAAAGAGGGCTGTTAGAAGTTTAACATTTGTACCTGTGGCACAAAAGATCTCAAACGAATGGACTGATTCTGATGCAGTTTTTTCCGTTGAAAGCTGACTTCATTGAGAGGGGCAAAAGGGTATTTCCATTGAAGCAATTTAGCTTGCTTATGATGTATGAAATGCACTATTTGTctcacaaatattaaataaaaataattgtatgcttagcgtggtggactattgcCTTAAGAAGTATctttgagggaggagacccatgcagtgtagtgggccggcaatgggttgatatgatgatgatgtatgctTGTGTGGTTGGTTGATTAAACCCCAGCGCTATGAAGTATTTCAATGATTTCTTATTGATTTGACTAATATTTtcgatattaaatttatttaatttctatagCTATAGCGAGTGTTTAGTGTTAAATAAAAtgctatataaatactttaactATAACCATAAAggttttaataagtaattttttatatttcagtgAGTATGTGAAGAACTTGAACAGTATCTTTCACTATAATTGTAGCCGCAAGAATGAATTCATCAATAAAGGACTATGTAAGTTGCTagagatacttttttttaaatatataatgtgctCAATGCAgattaaacattaatattatcatGAACATTATTCCATAATATCTAATGATGTTAAAATATAGAATAGATGTGCCACTTATAGTTATGGAACTAAAATTAAgtgttttagttattaattagtATGACAACTATAACTGCCCCATTCGTCTAGTAGTTTAACTACAGATCACAAGATCCTAGCTTTGATCAACAGTTGTGTCCTAGAATTGGATATTGCATTTTCCTTTCATAAATTGTGCATATCAGCCGAGGTGGCTTAGCATGAGCATGCTAAGCCGTCAAGTTAAGTTTATGTTTTAGTAAGAATGTTTTTCCAAgattaactatttaaaaaaaattcccaaatttaagTGTAAATTCCAAATTATTGGCCACAACAAAATGATGGCTGGTGGGTGTTGGATATGATACCATAAAGAAAGGTAATCTTCTTTTGCAGATATGTACAGAACAAAACATGGCCACATGGAAAAATTTCCAGAAGATGTGATAAGAGCAGAGACAGCTGTGGGTGGTGATATTAAAATCTTAACTCGGGATGAGTTTCAAGAGACCAAAAAAGAAAGCTATGCTGGCTTGTTTGGCGATCCTAAAAGAACTCCTGTCTCTACTAAAAAAGGTAAATGCattgtatatataattagaacCAAAATAACATCAGTTTTGCCTGCTatgtagttaataaaaaattcttCAGGTTGAGGTATTTATGAGAACAAATGGAACTGCAATTATTTGGTTTTGAAGATGATGTTTTATGACAATTTTAAATGCACATGTTTAAAATAGTTCAATGTGCGaaacagtaaatatatataaaatttaaagtgaaGCATGTTTTAAGATGtttaacaataatgtttttcttgTGGCGTTATTATACCATGTTCTTTATTATAGATCCCtcatgctatttttatttttttcaggaaAGGATTCTTCAAAGTCTTCACCTTTTAGAAAGgttagttaaatttttgatttaatttattctactgGGGGCATTTGAAGTAGTTATAAATGAcaagtttatttctttatttacagCTTCAGGAaaagacaaattataaagtacacATACTGCTGCAAGGGTCAAAAACTCCTCAAAATACATCTACTGAAAGTGCTTCAACACCTTCTACCAGCCGGGATGGTGCTGAACCTTCAGAGATACACAAAACACCAGCTTACAACAAATCGGATGAAATAGAAAAGCCTGAAGACCCTTCTACTATTTCTTTACCCAGCACACCCACAATGTCTAGTGTAGGGCAATATGCTTGCCATGCATGTCAATTTACCACAACtcgtttaaatgtttta from Pararge aegeria chromosome 20, ilParAegt1.1, whole genome shotgun sequence includes these protein-coding regions:
- the LOC120632611 gene encoding ejaculatory bulb-specific protein 3-like isoform X1 — encoded protein: MHSTPKLAMVGWPLELSKLLRHSTASRTPLEHSRSPRSFETNVSRAAKVLPRNHNKSGSFVTKVKVLSGIKMQVIYIFVLCTVAATFAAETARPAVSDTALEDALNDKRFIQRQLKCALGEAPCDPIGKRLKTLAPLVLRGACPQCSSQETQQIQRTLSYVQRNYPQQWAKLVRQYSG
- the LOC120632611 gene encoding ejaculatory bulb-specific protein 3-like isoform X2, with the translated sequence MQTLGALAILAVSLLTTLSALQMTDLQLEKTLADRGTMQRHIRCALGEGSCDPVGIRLRTLAPLVLRGSCPQCSTQETHQIRRTLAFVQRNYPWEWAKIVIYIFVLCTVAATFAAETARPAVSDTALEDALNDKRFIQRQLKCALGEAPCDPIGKRLKTLAPLVLRGACPQCSSQETQQIQRTLSYVQRNYPQQWAKLVRQYSG